TCAAAACAGAACCAACGACGTACTTCATCTGCATAAACGCCATCTCCTTCCCTACACAAACCCTTGGACCGGCTTGGAAAACCGGAAATTTGTAAGGACTAACGGGTTTCAAAACCGGTTGTGTACTCCCCGGTTCATAATCAAACCACCGATTCGGTTTAAACTCTTCCGAATCCTTCCCCCACAGCGTCTCCATCCTCCCCATACCGTATGGGAAATAAGTCACTTTGTCTCCTTTCTTGAGACGTGTCCCGTCAGGCAAAACGTCGTCGTTTGCAGCATGCTTAGAGTCCCACGAAACTGGAGGGTAAAGCCTCATGGCTTCACATAGACACGCCTTCGTGTAGTTCATCTCTTTCAaatcctcaaaccctaaccctaaactcACCAACGGGTCCACTTCTTTTAAAATCTTCCTCTCCACGTCATCGTTCTCAGTCAATAACCAAAACAGCCACGTCATCGCTGCTGACGTCGTATCTCTTCCCGCCATGATAAAACTAATAACCATGTCCCTCACTGCTTCGCCGTCATGGCCGGCGGCTAGAAACCTCGATAGAAGATCTTGCTTCGCTTCTTCTCCTGTTCCGATCTCAAGACTCTTCTTCTTAGCTCTGACAATTTGAGAGACCAACACGTGTACGGTCTTGATCGCTTCTTTCAACCTCCTCTCACTTCCCACGTTTAACACACGCTTCACTTTCCAAACAGCGTAAACCGGCTCCGTGGCACGGCGAGCACTAATCTCAGCCGCGGTGTCAAAAGCCTCCACAAGTGGATTCACGGGTCGGGTCAGATCCAAACAATCCGGATCCCAACCCAACGAGACTTTACAAACAACGTCGAAAGCAAAACGTTTCAAAACATCTTGCAAGTCTAGGGTCGTCCCAACATCAGCAGCCGCGGATAGAACCGCTACGAGACGGTTCTCCACTTCGTCTTTAAGAACCTGAAAAGCGAAACTCCTAAGCGAGCGAGTCGAGAACTCGTGGCTAGCGAGTTTACGCTGCGAGCTCCATGAGTGACCGTCGACGTTGAATATGCCTCCACCAAGGAGGTCACCAAGAAGATCGGTAAAATGTTTACCTTTAGGGAAGTTGAAGAAGTTTGTTTTGAGAATGTATTCAATGTTTTCGGGGTTTGCTGTGACGATGGTGCGACGGTTGCCGAGGAGAGGAACTAAGATGGTTTGAGACGGAGAGATACGGAGAAGTTCAGTGTACCATTGGAGAAGGCGAAGACGGTTCTTGTTGAAGGAGAGTATGGACCCAATGAGTGGATACGATGGTGGTCCATAAGTGGTGGTTTCTTGAGCTTTTTTAGTTGGAGATGGAGATAAATAGAagattatgattataataataaacGCTAGTATCACAAAACTAAGAAGAAATGCCATATTTTTGTACGTGttcttgtttcctttgtttttgtttggtgttgttgttggagaaAATTTTGTGAATGAGAGATTTTTAAAGTGTATGTGTATCTGTGTGTTCTTGGTGGGTATTGCGTGTGTCTACTATATGTATATAGGATGAGATAGGTGGCGGGTCCGACCAATCGGTCCCAAAAAGATATCacgtttataatttttttatttcttatgttaATACTTTGATCGACATGACACGGCATTATGTGTATAGGTATACGTTTATTAGTAAACTTACTTTTTGTCCTCACTATACAACTTCTtatgaaaatatcaatattttataaactaaaacaAGATATACGATATTTTAAATCTGTAGTTACtatattttggggtttttttaaaatttctaattaCTCTTATCATTGGGTAGTGTGTCTCTATCCATTAGCCGCATTTGTTTTCTATATCCGACGTGTTAACGCTTGGGAGACGCAGAGGTCAGAAAAGCTCATCAGCATCAGTACGTGGCATATTCTCCGTCAAAACCACgatagaaagtagaaaccaGACATGACGCCAGGAAAACAGACTATATTAAGTAAACTATATATTCTACTGCACattttattaacatttataCATATGTTCTTTAGATGGTTAACAAATACTCAACTGATACGAAACATCTAAACAAATATCTAACAGCTGTTTCTAGGTTAATAGTATATAgttgaaaatttgatttgaaatttGCAAAAGATATATAGATCCAAAACATGATATACATTAGCTCCTGTTTACCTTATGTGTTATCTTATTATAGAGACTTACTCAGAACCCGAGCATACTTTTGATAAAATGTGTCGGGAGTTAAGTAAATCTCTAGccgaaatgaaaaaaataaagtagagatatattttgaaaaaaggaaaacaaattctgTCACGAGATTGATTGGGAGACAGACAAAACGGTTCCCACTTGAGAAAGAGAACTATTCATTTTGTGCACGTGCTTCTTTAGACATAATCAGCAAAGTcaatgtttcttcttttcttcttctgtataCGATCTTGAGATAAAAGAAGGTATGAAATTGATTATAAGCCACTCACGTACGTTGTCGTTGTGGATAC
The Camelina sativa cultivar DH55 chromosome 6, Cs, whole genome shotgun sequence genome window above contains:
- the LOC104791069 gene encoding cytochrome P450 94B3-like, which translates into the protein MAFLLSFVILAFIIIIIIFYLSPSPTKKAQETTTYGPPSYPLIGSILSFNKNRLRLLQWYTELLRISPSQTILVPLLGNRRTIVTANPENIEYILKTNFFNFPKGKHFTDLLGDLLGGGIFNVDGHSWSSQRKLASHEFSTRSLRSFAFQVLKDEVENRLVAVLSAAADVGTTLDLQDVLKRFAFDVVCKVSLGWDPDCLDLTRPVNPLVEAFDTAAEISARRATEPVYAVWKVKRVLNVGSERRLKEAIKTVHVLVSQIVRAKKKSLEIGTGEEAKQDLLSRFLAAGHDGEAVRDMVISFIMAGRDTTSAAMTWLFWLLTENDDVERKILKEVDPLVSLGLGFEDLKEMNYTKACLCEAMRLYPPVSWDSKHAANDDVLPDGTRLKKGDKVTYFPYGMGRMETLWGKDSEEFKPNRWFDYEPGSTQPVLKPVSPYKFPVFQAGPRVCVGKEMAFMQMKYVVGSVLSRFEIVPVNKDRPVFVPLLTAHMAGGLKVKIKRRSHILNSV